In one window of Nocardiopsis aegyptia DNA:
- a CDS encoding dipeptidase, whose protein sequence is MDARAYIEDHREEFLSSLKAWLEIPSISADPEHHGDVRRSARWLADHLTATGFPTVEVWETPGLPAVFAEWPAADPGAPTVLVYGHHDVQPVDPVEAWRTEPFVPTEIGTSLYARGASDDKGQVLFHALGVRAALAASGADAPPVTVKLLVEGEEESGSVHFAELLRDRRDRLDCDVAVISDTTMWAADTPSMCVGMRGVTDVEISLYGPTMDLHSGSFGGAVPNPLKAMSDLLSGLHDADHRVAVPGFYDGVVEAGPEERALIAELPFDEREWLRTAASTATWGEAGYSTLERVWLRPTAEINGMWGGHTGAGGKTIVPRSAHAKVSFRLVPGQEPLRVQDRVRAYVEANTPAGLRAELEFGGPGVRACASDLSSAAVKAARAAMERAFGTRVLYTREGGSGPEADIAEALGAPLVFLAVGLDEDRIHAPNEKVEVPLLLKGAESAAYLWAGLAAQM, encoded by the coding sequence ATGGACGCGCGCGCCTACATCGAGGACCACCGGGAGGAGTTCCTCTCCTCCCTCAAGGCCTGGCTGGAGATCCCCTCGATCTCCGCCGACCCCGAGCACCACGGCGACGTGCGCCGGTCGGCCCGCTGGCTGGCCGACCACCTCACCGCCACCGGCTTCCCCACGGTCGAGGTCTGGGAGACCCCGGGCCTGCCCGCCGTGTTCGCCGAGTGGCCCGCGGCCGACCCCGGCGCGCCCACCGTGCTCGTCTACGGACACCACGACGTCCAGCCGGTCGACCCCGTCGAGGCCTGGCGCACCGAGCCCTTCGTCCCCACCGAGATCGGGACCTCCCTGTACGCGCGCGGGGCCTCCGACGACAAGGGGCAGGTCCTCTTCCACGCGCTCGGCGTGCGCGCCGCCCTGGCCGCCTCCGGCGCCGACGCCCCGCCCGTCACCGTCAAACTCCTCGTCGAGGGTGAGGAGGAGTCCGGCTCGGTCCACTTCGCCGAGCTGCTGCGTGACCGGCGGGACCGGCTCGACTGCGACGTGGCCGTCATCTCCGACACCACCATGTGGGCCGCCGACACGCCCTCGATGTGCGTGGGCATGCGCGGCGTCACCGACGTCGAGATCAGCCTCTACGGCCCCACGATGGACCTGCACAGCGGATCCTTCGGCGGCGCCGTCCCCAACCCGCTCAAGGCCATGAGCGACCTGCTGTCCGGGCTGCACGACGCGGACCACCGCGTCGCGGTCCCCGGCTTCTACGACGGTGTCGTCGAGGCCGGCCCGGAGGAGCGCGCGCTCATCGCCGAACTGCCCTTCGACGAACGGGAGTGGCTCAGGACCGCCGCCTCCACGGCCACCTGGGGCGAGGCCGGATACAGCACGCTGGAGCGGGTCTGGCTGCGCCCGACCGCCGAGATCAACGGCATGTGGGGCGGCCACACCGGCGCCGGCGGCAAGACCATCGTGCCCCGCTCCGCCCACGCCAAGGTCAGCTTCCGGCTCGTCCCGGGCCAGGAGCCGCTGCGCGTCCAGGACCGCGTGCGCGCCTACGTGGAGGCCAACACCCCGGCGGGCCTGCGGGCCGAGCTGGAGTTCGGCGGCCCCGGCGTGCGGGCCTGCGCCTCCGACCTGTCCTCGGCCGCGGTCAAGGCGGCCCGTGCGGCCATGGAGCGGGCGTTCGGCACCCGCGTGCTCTACACCCGCGAGGGCGGCAGCGGACCCGAGGCCGACATCGCCGAGGCGCTCGGCGCCCCGCTGGTGTTCCTCGCCGTCGGACTCGACGAGGACCGCATCCACGCCCCGAACGAGAAGGTCGAGGTCCCCCTGCTGCTCAAGGGCGCCGAGAGCGCCGCCTACCTGTGGGCGGGGCTCGCGGCGCAGATGTGA
- the nudC gene encoding NAD(+) diphosphatase gives MDADAIPALSRSTIDPAGHRRLDEAWLDKAWADPASRVLVLESGDPGHHGWQALMAKQSRALVSTGERPELVLSNPLQAPEGERYLLGVEDGRAYFAVRAPTELVAGPHARPASLREVGAVLDDRDTGLLTRAIALANWNATHGFCPRCGARTAMAAAGHVRVCEEEGTEQYPRMDPAVIMLVHRERDGREEMLLGNNPNWDARRFSVLAGFVDAGESLEQAVVREVAEEAGVVVEEPKYLSSQPWPFPRSLMMGYTARAVGETERTDDEIAVTRWFTRPELWDALRAEEVLLPGRVSIARTLIEHWYGGELPGGW, from the coding sequence ATGGACGCCGACGCGATCCCCGCACTGTCCCGCTCCACCATCGACCCCGCAGGCCACCGGCGTCTCGACGAGGCCTGGCTGGACAAGGCCTGGGCGGATCCAGCGTCGCGCGTCCTGGTCCTGGAGAGCGGTGATCCCGGCCACCACGGGTGGCAGGCGCTCATGGCCAAGCAGTCCCGGGCGCTGGTCTCCACCGGAGAGCGGCCCGAACTGGTCCTCTCCAACCCCCTCCAGGCGCCGGAGGGCGAGCGCTACCTGCTCGGCGTCGAGGACGGGCGGGCCTACTTCGCGGTGCGCGCCCCCACCGAACTCGTCGCGGGCCCGCACGCCAGGCCCGCCTCGCTCCGGGAGGTCGGCGCCGTTCTGGACGACCGCGACACCGGCCTGCTCACCCGGGCGATCGCCCTCGCCAACTGGAACGCCACGCACGGGTTCTGCCCGCGCTGCGGCGCCCGTACCGCCATGGCGGCGGCCGGCCACGTGCGCGTGTGCGAGGAGGAGGGCACCGAGCAGTACCCCCGGATGGACCCGGCCGTGATCATGCTGGTGCACCGCGAACGCGACGGCCGCGAGGAGATGCTCCTGGGCAACAACCCCAACTGGGACGCCCGCCGCTTCTCCGTCCTGGCGGGGTTCGTGGACGCGGGCGAGTCGCTGGAACAGGCCGTCGTCCGCGAGGTCGCCGAGGAGGCGGGCGTGGTGGTGGAGGAGCCGAAGTACCTGTCCTCCCAGCCCTGGCCGTTCCCGCGCAGCCTGATGATGGGCTACACCGCGCGCGCCGTCGGCGAGACCGAGCGCACCGACGACGAGATCGCCGTGACGCGCTGGTTCACCCGCCCCGAGCTGTGGGACGCGCTCCGGGCCGAGGAGGTCCTGCTCCCGGGCCGGGTCTCCATCGCCCGGACCCTCATCGAGCACTGGTACGGCGGGGAGCTCCCCGGCGGGTGGTGA